Proteins encoded together in one bacterium window:
- a CDS encoding glycosyltransferase family 2 protein has translation MLPPVTTAPHHSEPESSKPLVWILIVNWNGKADTLNCLASLRKINYHPHQVLVIDNASTDGSVEAIRRAFPEARILVNARNERFARANNQGMQMALAAGAEFVLLLNNDTEVAPDFLDHLVLAALFRREVGMVGPKIYYHQQPQLIWFAGGKINWWSGRISHLGLRQIDHASLATAQPMDYLTGCALLVRRACLEKIGLLDESYHMYAEDADWCQRARQAGFLCLFQPQAKVWHKISASAGASYKAYHKVLGNFRFYWKYARWYHWLTIPFGVSYGAAREIVRMAFTQPRQAGELARALARGFRDLLLRRQLPN, from the coding sequence ATGCTTCCACCCGTTACGACTGCCCCGCACCACTCCGAACCGGAGTCTTCCAAACCCCTGGTCTGGATTCTCATCGTTAATTGGAACGGCAAGGCCGACACGCTCAACTGCCTGGCCTCGTTGCGCAAGATCAACTATCATCCACATCAAGTGCTGGTGATCGACAACGCTTCGACCGACGGCAGCGTGGAGGCCATCCGGCGGGCCTTCCCCGAGGCGCGGATTCTGGTGAATGCACGCAACGAGCGCTTTGCCCGCGCCAACAATCAAGGCATGCAGATGGCGCTGGCAGCGGGCGCGGAATTCGTGCTGCTGCTTAACAACGACACCGAAGTCGCGCCGGATTTCCTTGATCATCTCGTGCTGGCGGCGCTGTTTCGCCGGGAGGTCGGCATGGTCGGCCCCAAGATTTATTATCATCAGCAGCCGCAGCTCATTTGGTTTGCCGGCGGCAAGATCAATTGGTGGAGCGGCCGCATCTCTCATCTCGGCTTGCGCCAGATCGATCACGCCTCGCTGGCAACCGCGCAGCCGATGGACTATCTCACCGGCTGTGCCCTGCTGGTGCGCCGCGCCTGTCTGGAAAAGATCGGCCTGCTCGATGAGTCCTATCACATGTATGCCGAAGACGCGGATTGGTGCCAACGCGCGCGGCAGGCCGGCTTCCTTTGCCTGTTTCAACCGCAGGCCAAGGTCTGGCACAAGATCAGCGCCAGCGCCGGCGCGAGTTACAAAGCCTACCACAAGGTGCTCGGCAACTTCCGGTTCTACTGGAAATACGCCCGTTGGTATCACTGGCTGACGATTCCATTCGGCGTGAGCTACGGCGCGGCGCGTGAAATCGTCCGGATGGCCTTCACCCAACCCCGCCAAGCCGGCGAGTTGGCCCGTGCCCTGGCGCGAGGCTTCCGCGATTTGCTCCTGCGGCGGCAATTACCCAACTAA
- a CDS encoding DUF4430 domain-containing protein: MRKLAGCVWLGLGLLLLSSHATGAQTGTRVALVVEIVADSANHLEARLQVPAGTNGRDLMDRIFKMEYASFSRRFVTGIAGFRAESRQRQFWKLEIDGEAAMVGIAEVVIQKPVRLRWSLATY, from the coding sequence ATGAGAAAACTCGCAGGTTGCGTGTGGCTGGGACTGGGGTTGCTGCTGCTGAGCAGTCATGCGACCGGCGCACAAACCGGCACTCGCGTGGCGTTGGTGGTGGAAATTGTCGCCGACTCCGCCAATCATTTGGAGGCGCGGCTGCAAGTTCCCGCCGGCACCAATGGCCGCGATCTGATGGACCGGATATTCAAAATGGAATACGCCAGCTTCTCCCGCCGGTTTGTCACAGGCATCGCCGGCTTTAGAGCCGAATCGCGCCAGCGCCAGTTTTGGAAGCTTGAAATCGATGGCGAGGCAGCAATGGTGGGGATTGCCGAAGTGGTCATCCAGAAGCCGGTGCGGCTGCGCTGGAGTCTGGCGACCTACTAG
- a CDS encoding biotin transporter BioY, whose product MPPTLAAGSRRAKLRAMILTSLFTALTVFGAFVRIPLPLVPLSLQDFFVLLSGSILGPFFGSLSQLLYLGLGLAGLPVFTQGGGPAYVLQPTFGYLLGFPIASFITGVLVHGRSWRGLQLPPLPTARLILAYAAGLAAIFTFGVVYLWLHANFVLGSSLTFQQALWAGCLVFLPGSVIKLIVLAMLYRVLQARLAIATPHH is encoded by the coding sequence ATGCCCCCGACCCTGGCGGCCGGCAGCCGGCGCGCGAAATTGCGCGCGATGATTCTGACCAGCTTGTTCACTGCGCTCACTGTGTTCGGCGCCTTCGTCCGCATTCCGCTGCCGCTGGTGCCGTTGAGCTTGCAGGATTTCTTCGTCTTGCTTTCCGGCAGCATTCTTGGACCGTTTTTCGGCAGCCTCAGCCAATTGCTTTATCTCGGCCTGGGCCTCGCCGGCCTGCCGGTGTTCACGCAGGGTGGCGGCCCAGCCTACGTGCTGCAACCGACGTTTGGCTATCTGCTCGGCTTCCCAATTGCCAGTTTCATCACCGGCGTCTTGGTTCACGGCCGGTCTTGGCGCGGACTGCAGCTCCCACCGTTGCCCACCGCGCGTTTGATACTGGCTTATGCCGCCGGCCTGGCAGCGATTTTCACTTTCGGTGTCGTTTACCTGTGGTTGCATGCCAATTTCGTTTTGGGGAGCAGCCTCACTTTCCAGCAGGCGCTGTGGGCCGGCTGTCTGGTTTTTTTGCCGGGTAGCGTCATCAAGCTCATCGTGCTCGCCATGCTCTATCGGGTGTTGCAGGCGCGTCTGGCAATTGCCACACCTCATCACTGA
- a CDS encoding sigma-70 family RNA polymerase sigma factor has product MTDADLIGKFVKGDVNAFNTLVWRWQKTIYNFVLRYVGNREEAHDLTQQVFMRVYRSLPRLNKPASFSTWIHQIAANLCRDWIKQRRRRPAVSLENLQETGSADLHKNPALTLFPEASQHPDRIVSRNELRELIEKALQEIPEEQRVVVIMKEYQGLKFTEIAEALGAPVNTVKSRLYYGLSALRKILTRWQLDDEVLQYEM; this is encoded by the coding sequence ATGACAGATGCGGACCTGATTGGCAAATTCGTCAAAGGTGACGTCAATGCATTCAACACCCTGGTGTGGCGTTGGCAGAAGACGATCTATAATTTCGTGCTCCGGTATGTCGGCAACCGCGAAGAAGCGCATGACCTGACCCAGCAAGTCTTCATGCGTGTCTATCGCAGCCTGCCCCGGCTCAACAAGCCCGCGAGCTTCTCGACCTGGATTCATCAGATCGCGGCTAATCTCTGCCGGGATTGGATCAAGCAGCGCCGCCGCCGGCCGGCGGTGTCGCTCGAAAATTTGCAGGAAACCGGTTCCGCTGACCTGCACAAGAATCCGGCGCTCACGCTGTTTCCGGAAGCCAGCCAGCATCCCGACCGGATCGTGAGCCGCAATGAACTGCGCGAGCTAATCGAGAAAGCTCTGCAGGAGATTCCGGAAGAGCAGCGTGTCGTTGTGATCATGAAAGAATACCAGGGCCTGAAATTCACCGAAATCGCCGAAGCCCTGGGCGCGCCGGTGAACACCGTCAAATCGCGGCTGTATTACGGACTGTCAGCCTTGCGAAAAATCCTAACTCGTTGGCAACTTGATGACGAGGTGCTGCAATATGAAATGTGA
- a CDS encoding zf-HC2 domain-containing protein, which translates to MKCDDTKLAMMDLLHDEIDVETGRLLRTHLAHCEPCRREYEELNRASLALHAWPEEAPPADLVFVQPRTNWLASLKNLILPEGAPLGARLAVGLTGAIAAALVTSALFNLEVNYRGGEFTLRSSLAPRAKVELTEQFKTEVAEQLRQENRELVAQLVQARYQEQQAEIDRTLVNLATEINRQRQQDILLLGRGLEKVEQNTANRLRQTDRMLDQLLLRVGNPSPHP; encoded by the coding sequence ATGAAATGTGATGATACCAAACTTGCGATGATGGACCTGCTCCACGACGAAATCGACGTCGAAACCGGGCGGCTGCTCCGCACGCATCTTGCTCACTGCGAGCCCTGCCGCCGGGAATACGAGGAGCTGAACCGCGCCAGCTTGGCCTTGCACGCCTGGCCGGAGGAGGCGCCGCCGGCCGACCTGGTCTTCGTCCAGCCGCGCACCAATTGGCTGGCCAGCCTCAAGAATCTCATTCTGCCGGAAGGCGCGCCGCTGGGCGCACGGCTGGCAGTGGGCCTCACCGGCGCAATTGCCGCCGCACTGGTAACCAGCGCGCTGTTCAATCTCGAAGTCAATTATCGCGGCGGTGAATTCACGTTGCGCAGCAGTCTGGCGCCGCGCGCCAAGGTGGAATTGACGGAGCAATTCAAGACGGAAGTGGCCGAGCAGTTGCGCCAGGAAAACCGTGAGCTGGTTGCCCAACTGGTGCAGGCGCGCTATCAGGAACAGCAGGCTGAAATCGATCGCACGCTGGTGAATCTGGCCACGGAAATCAACCGCCAGCGCCAGCAGGATATTTTGCTGCTGGGCCGCGGCCTCGAAAAGGTCGAACAAAACACCGCCAACCGCTTGCGGCAAACCGACCGCATGTTGGATCAACTGCTGCTGCGCGTCGGCAATCCCTCGCCGCATCCCTGA